From Curtobacterium sp. MCBA15_012:
TCGGTGACGCGGGGCAGACCCTGGGTGATGTCGTCGGCCGAGGCCGAACCACCCGTGTGGAAGGTACGCATCGTCAGCTGGGTACCGGGCTCACCGATGGACTGGGCGGCGATGATGCCGACCGCCTCGCCGATGTCGACGAGGTTGCCCGTGGCGAGCGACCGGCCGTAGCACTGCGCGCAGACACCGACGGCCGACTCGCAGGTCAGGACCGAGCGCACCTTGATGCTCTCGACACCCGCCTCGAGCAGCGTGTCCAGCAGGACGTCACCGACGTCCGAACCGGCCTCGGCGACGACCGTGCCCTTCGCGTCCACGGCCTCGGAGGCCAGGGTGCGCGAGTAGACGGTGTTCTCGACGCGCGGGTCGCGGACGAGCTTGCCGTCGGAACCCACGGTCGCGATCGGCAGCTCGAGGCCACGCGTCGTCCCGCAGTCGTCCTCACGGATGATGACGTCCTGCGACACGTCGACGAGACGACGGGTCAGGTACCCCGAGTCGGCGGTACGGAGAGCCGTGTCCGCGAGACCCTTGCGGGCACCGTGCGTGGCGATGAAGTACTCCGCCACGGTCAGGCCCTCGCGGTACGAGTTGATGATCGGGCGGGCGATGATCTCGCCCTTCGGGTTGTTCACCAGACCACGCATACCGGCGATGTTGCGCACCTGCAGCCAGTTACCACGAGCACCCGACGACACCATGCGGTTGATGGTGTTGTCGACCGGGAAGTTGTCACGCATCTCCTGCGCGATCTCGTTCGTGGCCTCGGTCCAGATCTTGATCAGGTCGGCGCGGCGCTCCGCGTCGGTGATCAGACCCTTGTCGAACTCGCCCTGGACCTTGGCGGCCTGGATCTCGTAGCCCGCGATGATCTCCTTCTTGCGAGGAGGCGTCACGACGTCGGAGAGCGCGACGGTCACACCGGAGCGCGTGCCCCAGTAGAAGCCCGCGTCCTTGATCCGGTCCAGCGCGGCGGCCGTCTCGGTCTTGGAGTAGCGCTCGGCGAGGTCGTTGACGATCGCGGAGAGCGTGCCCTTGTCGGTGACGCGCTGCACGAACGGGTAGTCCGCCGGCAGGGTCTCGTTGAAGAGCGCACGGCCCAGGGTGGTCTCGAGGAGGATCGACTGACCGACCTCGTAGCCCTCCGGCGCCTCACCCTCGGCGAAGTGGACACCCGTCATGCGGATCTTCACCATCGCGTTGAGGTCCAGCGTGTGCTGGTCCTTCGCCATGATCGCCTCGGCGACCGAGGAGAACGAACGGCCCTCACCGACGGCGCCCTCGCGGACGGTCGTCAGGTGGTGCAGACCGATGATCATGTCCTGTGCGGGCAGGGTCACCGGACGGCCGTCCGACGGCTTGAGGATGTTGTTCGAGGCGAGCATCAGGATGCGGGCCTCGGCCTGGGCCTCGACCGACAGCGGCAGGTGCACGGCCATCTGGTCGCCGTCGAAGTCCGCGTTGAACGCAGCACACACGAGCGGGTGGAGCTGGATGGCCTTGCCCTCGACGAGCTGCGGCTCGAACGCCTGGATGCCCAGACGGTGCAGCGTCGGCGCACGGTTCAGCAGCACGGGGCGCTCGCGGATGATCTCCTCGAGCACGTCCCACACCTGCGGACGCGAACGCTCGACCATGCGCTTGGCCGACTTGATGTTCTGCGCGTGCGACAGGTCGATGAGGCGCTTGATCACGAACGGCTTGAACAGCTCGAGCGCCATCTGCTTCGGCAGACCGCACTGGTGGAGCTTGAGCTGCGGGCCGACGATGATGACCGATCGGCCCGAGTAGTCGACGCGCTTGCCGAGCAGGTTCTGGCGGAAACGACCCTGCTTGCCCTTGAGCATGTCGCTCAGGGACTTCAGGGCGCGGTTGCCGGTACCCGTGACCGGACGACCACGACGACCGTTGTCGAACAGCGCGTCGACCGCTTCCTGCAGCATGCGCTTCTCGTTGTTCACGATGATCTCGGGGGCACCGAGGTCGAGCAGGCGGCGGAGACGGTTGTTGCGGTTGATCACACGACGGTAGAGGTCGTTGAGGTCCGACGTGGCGAAGCGGCCACCGTCGAGCTGCACCATCGGGCGCAGCTCCGGCGGGATGACCGGCACGACGCCGAGCACCATCGCGGCCGGCGAGTTGCCGGTGGCGAGGAAGGAGCTCACGACGCGCAGACGCTTGATCGCACGGATCTTCTTCTGGCCCTTGCCCTCGGCGATCTGCAGGCGCAGCGCCTCGGCCTCGGCGGCCAGGTCGAAGGCCTCCAGGCGCAGCTTGATCGCCTCGGCGCCCATGTAGGCGTCGAAGTAGATCCCGAAGCGGTCCTGGAGCTCGTGGAACACGGCGTCCTCGGGCTTGAGGTCGCCGACCTTGAGGTTGCGGAAGTCCTCCCACACGCGCTCGAGGCGGGTGATGTCCTCGTCGAAGGACTTGCGGACCTGGGACATCTCCTTCTCGGCGGTGTCCTTGGTCCGGCGCTTCACGTCGGCCTTGGCGCCCTCTTCCTCGAGCGCTGCGAGGTCGTCCTCGAGCTTCTTGAGGCGGTCGGCGATGATCGAGTCGCGCTGCCCCTCGAGGGTCTTGATCTCGAGGCGCATCTCGTTCTCGAGGCCGGGCATGTCGGCGTGACGGCCCTCCTCGTCGATGTCGATGATCATGTACGCCGCGAAGTAGATGACCTTCTCGAGGTCCTTCGGTGCCATGTCGAGCAGGTACCCGAGGCGCGACGGGACGCCCTTGAAGTACCAGATGTGCGTGACGGGCGCGGCGAGCTCGATGTGGCCCATGCGCTCACGACGGACCGAGGACTTGGTGACCTCGACGCCGCAGCGCTCGCAGACGATGCCCTTGAAGCGGACTCGCTTGTACTTGCCGCAGGCGCACTCCCAGTCGCGGGACGGACCGAAGATCTGCTCGCCGAACAGACCGTCCTTCTCGGGCTTGAGGGTGCGGTAGTTGATGGTCTCCGGCTTCTTGACCTCGCCGTACGACCACTGACGGATGTCCTCGGCGGTCGCGAGGCCGATCCGGATGGCGTCAAATGACGTTGCTTCGAGCAATGTTCTTCTCTCTTGCTGAGTTCGAAACGTGTTCGGTACGGGCCGGATCAGATGTCGTCGACGGACGACGACTCGAACCGCGAGGAGATGTTGATGCCGAGCTCTTCCGCAGCGCGGAACACCTCGTCGTCGTTGTCGCGCAGGCTGACCGCCTGGCCGTCGGCCGAGAGGACCTCGACGTTCAGGCAGAGCGACTGCATCTCCTTCATGAGGACCTTGAACGACTCCGGGATGCCGGGCTCCTGGATGTTCTCGCCCTTGACGATCGCCTCGTAGACCTTCACGCGGCCGAGGATGTCGTCGGACTTGATCGTCAGGAGCTCCTGGAGGGCGTAGGCGGCGCCGTACGCCTCGAGCGCCCACACCTCCATCTCACCGAAGCGCTGTCCACCGAACTGCGCCTTACCACCCAGCGGCTGCTGCGTGATCATCGAGTACGGACCGGTCGAACGGGCGTGGATCTTGTCGTCGACCAGGTGGTGCAGCTTGAGGATGTACATGTAGCCGACCGAGACGGGCTCCGGGAACGGCTCGCCGGAGCGGCCGTCGAAGAGCTGCGCCTTGCCGGAGGAGCCGATCAGGCGCTCCCCGTCGCGGTTCGGGAGCGTGCTGTCGAGGAGGCCCTCGATCTCGCGCTCGTACGCACCGTCGAACACCGGGGTGGCGACCTTCGTGCCGGGCGCCGCGCTGTGGGCGGCCTCGGGGAGGGCGGACGCCCACTCCTGGATGCCCTCGACGTTCCAGCCCTGCTTCGCGAGCCACCCGAGGTGGATCTCGAGGACCTGGCCGAAGTTCATGCGGCCGGGGACGCCGAGCGGGTTGAGCACGATGTCGACGGGGGTGCCGTCGGCGAGGAACGGCATGTCCTCGACCGGCAGGATCGTCGAGATGACGCCCTTGTTGCCGTGACGACCGGCGAGCTTGTCACCCGCGGTGATCTTGCGCTTCTGGGCGATGTAGACGACCACGCGCTGGTTGACACCGGAGCCGAGCTCGTCGTCACCGTCCTGCGAGTCGAACACCTTGACGCCGATGATCGTGCCCTCTTCACCGTGGGGCACCTTGAGCGAGGTGTCGCGCACCTCGCGCGACTTCTCGTTGAAGATCGCGCGGAGCAGGCGCTCCTCGGCGGAGAGCTCGGTCTCGCCCTTCGGCGTGACCTTGCCGACGAGGATGTCGCCGGGGCGCACCTCGGCACCGATGCGGATGATGCCGCGCTCGTCCAGGTCGGCCAGGAGGTCCGGGCTGACGTTGGGGAGGTCGCGGGTGATCTCCTCCTTGCCGAGCTTGGTGTCGCGGGCGTCGACCTCGTACTCCTCGATGTGGATCGAGGAGAGGGTGTCGTCCTTCACGAGGTTCTGCGACAGGATCATCGCGTCCTCGTAGTTGTAGCCCTCCCACGGCATGAACGCGACGAGCAGGTTCTTGCCGAGCGCGAGCTCGCCGTTCTCGGTCGCGGGACCGTCGGCGATGACCTCGCCCTGCTCCACGCGCTCACCGGCGGAGACGATGACGCGGTGGTTGTAGCTCGTGCCCTGGTTGGAGCGGTCGAACTTGCGCAGGTAGTAGGTCTGCGTCCCACCCTCGTCGAGCTGCAGGGTCACGGCGTCGGCCGAGACCTCGGAGACGACACCGGCCTTGTCGGCGGTGACGACGTCACCGGCGTCGATCGCGGTGTAGCCCTCCATGCCGGTGCCGACGAGCGGCGACTCGGAACGGAGCAGCGGGACGGCCTGACGCTGCATGTTCGCACCCATGAGGGCGCGGTTCGCGTCGTCGTGCTCGAGGAACGGGATGAGCGAGGTCGCGACCGACACCATCTGGCGCGGCGAGACGTCCATGTAGTCGACCTCGTCCTTGCCGACGAGCTCGACCTCGCCGCCCTTCTTCCGCACGAGGACCTTGTCGTCCGCGAAGTGGAAGGAGTCGGTGAGGGGCGCGTTGGCCTGGGCGACGACGAAGTCGTCCTCCTCCGACGCGGTGAGGTAGTCGATGGTCGTGGTGACCTGACCGTCCACGACGCGGCGGTACGGCGTCTCGATGAAGCCGAAGGAGTTGATCCGACCGAACGACGCGAGCGAACCGATCAGGCCGATGTTCGGGCCTTCCGGGGTCTCGATCGGGCACATGCGGCCGTAGTGCGACGGGTGGACGTCACGGACCTCGACGCCGGCACGCTCACGGGACAGACCACCCGGGCCGAGGGCCGACAGGCGACGCTTGTGCGTCAGACCCGCGAGCGGGTTGTTCTGGTCCATGAACTGCGACAGCTGCGAGGTGCCGAAGAACTCCTTGATCGCGGCGACGACGGGTCGCACGTTGATCAGGGTCTGCGGCGTGATCGCCTCGATGTCCTGCGTGGTCATGCGCTCGCGGACGACGCGCTCCATGCGGGAAAGGCCGGTGCGGACCTGGTTCTGGATGAGCTCGCCGACGGCGCGGATGCGACGGTTGCCGAAGTGGTCGATGTCGTCCACGTCGAGGCGCAGCTGGACGGGCTGGCCGTCACGGACGCCGTCGAAGGTCGTCTTCTCGGCGTGCAGCGAGACGAGGTACTTGATCGTGCGGACGATGTCCTGCACGGTCAGGACCGAGTCGCTGAGCTTCGCGTCGATGCCGAGCTTGCGGTTGACCTTGTAGCGACCGACCTTGGCGAGGTCGTAGCGCTTCGGGTTGAAGTAGAAGTTGTCGAGGAGCGCACGCGCTGCCTCGGCCGCGACCTGCTCGCCCGGACGGAGCTTGCGGTAGATGTCCTTGAGCGCCTCTTCCTTCGTCAGGACGGCGTCCTTCTCGAGGGTCGACTCGATCGAGGCGAAGCCCTGGAACTCCTCCATGATCTCTTCGCTCGTCATGCCGAGCGCCTTGAGGAAGACCGTGACCGACTGCTTGCGCTTGCGGTCGATGCGCACGCCCACCTGGTCGCGCTTGTCGATCTCGAACTCGAGCCACGCACCGCGCGACGGGATGATGCGCGCGGAGTAGATGTCCTTGTCGGACGTCTTCTCCTGCTGGCGCTCGAAGTACACGCCCGGCGAGCGGACGAGCTGCGAGACGACGACGCGCTCGGTGCCGTTGATGATGAACGTGCCGCGCTCGGTCATGAGCGGGAAGTCGCCCATGAAGACCGTCTGCGTCTTGATCTCACCGGTCATGTGGTTCATGAACTCGGCGTTGACGTACAGCGGAGCGGCGTAGGTCTTGCCGCGCTCCTTGCAGTCGTCGATGGAGTACTTCGGGTCCTCGAGCTCCGGGGACGTGAACGAGAGCTGCATCGTCTCGCCGAGGTCCTCGATCGGGGAGATCTCCTCGAAGATCTCCTCGAGGCCGGAGTGCAGCGCGAGGTCGGTGCGACCCTGCTCCTGCCCTTCGGCGAGACGTGCCTTCCAGACATCGTTGCCGACGAGCCAGTCGAAGCTCTCCGTCTGGAGTGCGAGCAGATCCGGAACCGTGAGGGTGTCCGTGATCTTGGCGAACGAGAGTCGCGAGTGGTTGCGACCGTTCTTGGGGTTGGTGGATGCGTTGGGCGCAGCAGCCAAGGGTGTGACCTCCGGTAGGCCCCGTCGGGCCGGTACTGACGAGCAGCACGTAGGTGAGTGGATTGATCGCTCGGCGCGACCCCGGGTGACCACCGCCGTACCAGGCAGGACACGTCCGGCCGGTACACGGCCGCACGAGTGGACCTGTGCGATGATCGGTGAGCTGATCCCGCCGCCATATACGGGATGGGCTGACCAGGGCGCGTGTTCGACCGCAATATGACGACACACGGATGCCAGGGAGCGCGAACTGTCATCATAGGTCGCCCCTGTGCGCGCTGTCCAGTCCTGGCTTGACCGGATTCGGCGATGGCGTGTATAAGCCCGCAGACCGCTCGGGTGTTCCCGCCTGTCGCCTGGTCTCAGGCCCCCGGTCGGGCCTCCAGTGCCCGGCGCACGCGCTGCGCGTCGTCGGTCCGGACGAACGTCACGCGACCGCGGTCGTCCGTGATGCGCACCCCCCGGCCCGGCGTCAGCAGGAGCGCGCGGACGCCCCGGCCGAGACGCAGCCCGACACCGCCGAACGTCGTGGCGTCCGCCTCGACGACCGCGACCGCCGCGATGCTGCGGCGGGCGATGTGCCGCGGCGGCAGGGGTCGGAAGCGCAGCACCACCTCGGTGTCGGTCACCGCGATCCCGGTCCGCGCGAGCAGCAGCAGCGCGCCGGCGACGAGCGCGACGACGCCCGGCACGAGGAGCGCGACCTCGGGGGCCTCACCCGGCCAGTCGAGGACGGCCGCGGTCAGCGCTCCGCCGCCGAGGAGCAGGACCGCGCCGACGACGCGCATCCAGCGGGGTGCGGTCTCGCCGTGCGTGCGCACGGCGGCGGGCGTCGGCCGGGAGGCGCGGGTCGCCCGGGTGGGTCGGCCCACGCGGGCGGGTCGGAGCGTGGGCACGCTCAGGGTGTCGGTCATCGGGTCCTCCTGCGGACGGTCCGGGGAGCGTGCCGCC
This genomic window contains:
- a CDS encoding DNA-directed RNA polymerase subunit beta', which codes for MLEATSFDAIRIGLATAEDIRQWSYGEVKKPETINYRTLKPEKDGLFGEQIFGPSRDWECACGKYKRVRFKGIVCERCGVEVTKSSVRRERMGHIELAAPVTHIWYFKGVPSRLGYLLDMAPKDLEKVIYFAAYMIIDIDEEGRHADMPGLENEMRLEIKTLEGQRDSIIADRLKKLEDDLAALEEEGAKADVKRRTKDTAEKEMSQVRKSFDEDITRLERVWEDFRNLKVGDLKPEDAVFHELQDRFGIYFDAYMGAEAIKLRLEAFDLAAEAEALRLQIAEGKGQKKIRAIKRLRVVSSFLATGNSPAAMVLGVVPVIPPELRPMVQLDGGRFATSDLNDLYRRVINRNNRLRRLLDLGAPEIIVNNEKRMLQEAVDALFDNGRRGRPVTGTGNRALKSLSDMLKGKQGRFRQNLLGKRVDYSGRSVIIVGPQLKLHQCGLPKQMALELFKPFVIKRLIDLSHAQNIKSAKRMVERSRPQVWDVLEEIIRERPVLLNRAPTLHRLGIQAFEPQLVEGKAIQLHPLVCAAFNADFDGDQMAVHLPLSVEAQAEARILMLASNNILKPSDGRPVTLPAQDMIIGLHHLTTVREGAVGEGRSFSSVAEAIMAKDQHTLDLNAMVKIRMTGVHFAEGEAPEGYEVGQSILLETTLGRALFNETLPADYPFVQRVTDKGTLSAIVNDLAERYSKTETAAALDRIKDAGFYWGTRSGVTVALSDVVTPPRKKEIIAGYEIQAAKVQGEFDKGLITDAERRADLIKIWTEATNEIAQEMRDNFPVDNTINRMVSSGARGNWLQVRNIAGMRGLVNNPKGEIIARPIINSYREGLTVAEYFIATHGARKGLADTALRTADSGYLTRRLVDVSQDVIIREDDCGTTRGLELPIATVGSDGKLVRDPRVENTVYSRTLASEAVDAKGTVVAEAGSDVGDVLLDTLLEAGVESIKVRSVLTCESAVGVCAQCYGRSLATGNLVDIGEAVGIIAAQSIGEPGTQLTMRTFHTGGSASADDITQGLPRVTELFEARTPKGASPIAEAPGRATIEDTDKGRRIILTPDNGDEPFIYPVLKRATLLIEDGQHVELGEQFIAGTVDPKEVLRVKGVREVQKHLVNGVQDVYGSQGVPIHDKHIEVIVRQMLRKVTVVDHADTDLLPGELVDRSRYNAINRVALQEGRKTASARQEVMGITKASLATESWLSAASFQETTRVLTQAAMEGKQDHLVGLKENVIIGKLIPAGTGLSRYRDVDVAATEEAKAERYPNRIFADDSSFSDADLSFVDFDSFSSDDFTPGTYN
- the rpoB gene encoding DNA-directed RNA polymerase subunit beta; amino-acid sequence: MAAAPNASTNPKNGRNHSRLSFAKITDTLTVPDLLALQTESFDWLVGNDVWKARLAEGQEQGRTDLALHSGLEEIFEEISPIEDLGETMQLSFTSPELEDPKYSIDDCKERGKTYAAPLYVNAEFMNHMTGEIKTQTVFMGDFPLMTERGTFIINGTERVVVSQLVRSPGVYFERQQEKTSDKDIYSARIIPSRGAWLEFEIDKRDQVGVRIDRKRKQSVTVFLKALGMTSEEIMEEFQGFASIESTLEKDAVLTKEEALKDIYRKLRPGEQVAAEAARALLDNFYFNPKRYDLAKVGRYKVNRKLGIDAKLSDSVLTVQDIVRTIKYLVSLHAEKTTFDGVRDGQPVQLRLDVDDIDHFGNRRIRAVGELIQNQVRTGLSRMERVVRERMTTQDIEAITPQTLINVRPVVAAIKEFFGTSQLSQFMDQNNPLAGLTHKRRLSALGPGGLSRERAGVEVRDVHPSHYGRMCPIETPEGPNIGLIGSLASFGRINSFGFIETPYRRVVDGQVTTTIDYLTASEEDDFVVAQANAPLTDSFHFADDKVLVRKKGGEVELVGKDEVDYMDVSPRQMVSVATSLIPFLEHDDANRALMGANMQRQAVPLLRSESPLVGTGMEGYTAIDAGDVVTADKAGVVSEVSADAVTLQLDEGGTQTYYLRKFDRSNQGTSYNHRVIVSAGERVEQGEVIADGPATENGELALGKNLLVAFMPWEGYNYEDAMILSQNLVKDDTLSSIHIEEYEVDARDTKLGKEEITRDLPNVSPDLLADLDERGIIRIGAEVRPGDILVGKVTPKGETELSAEERLLRAIFNEKSREVRDTSLKVPHGEEGTIIGVKVFDSQDGDDELGSGVNQRVVVYIAQKRKITAGDKLAGRHGNKGVISTILPVEDMPFLADGTPVDIVLNPLGVPGRMNFGQVLEIHLGWLAKQGWNVEGIQEWASALPEAAHSAAPGTKVATPVFDGAYEREIEGLLDSTLPNRDGERLIGSSGKAQLFDGRSGEPFPEPVSVGYMYILKLHHLVDDKIHARSTGPYSMITQQPLGGKAQFGGQRFGEMEVWALEAYGAAYALQELLTIKSDDILGRVKVYEAIVKGENIQEPGIPESFKVLMKEMQSLCLNVEVLSADGQAVSLRDNDDEVFRAAEELGINISSRFESSSVDDI